Proteins encoded by one window of Bos indicus x Bos taurus breed Angus x Brahman F1 hybrid chromosome 12, Bos_hybrid_MaternalHap_v2.0, whole genome shotgun sequence:
- the SPRY2 gene encoding protein sprouty homolog 2, with protein sequence MEARAQSGSGSQPLLQAPRDSGRQRGEPDPRDALPQQVHVLSLDQIRAIRNTNEYTEGPTVLPRAGLKPAPRPTAQHKHERLHGLPEPRQPSRPQHPPAHPSARASLARSISTVSSGSRSSTRTSTSSSSSEQRLLGSSFSSGPLADRIIRVQPKSELKPGELKPLSKEDVGLHAYKCEDCGKCKCKECTYPRPLPSDWICDKQCLCSAQNVIDYGTCVCCVKGLFYHCSNDDEDNCADNPCSCSQSHCCTRWSAMGVMSLFLPCLWCYLPAKGCLKLCQGCYDRVNRPGCRCKNSNTVCCKVPTVPPRNFEKPT encoded by the coding sequence ATGGAGGCCAGAGCTCAGAGTGGCAGCGGGTCACAGCCATTGCTGCAGGCACCCCGTGACAGTGGCCGGCAGCGTGGGGAGCCCGACCCCAGGGACGCCCTCCCCCAGCAGGTACACGTGCTGTCTCTGGATCAGATCAGGGCCATCCGGAACACGAATGAGTACACGGAGGGGCCCACTGTGCTCCCCAGAGCTGGGCTCAAGCCTGCTCCTCGCCCCACGGCCCAGCACAAACATGAAAGACTCCACGGGCTGCCCGAGCCCCGCCAGCCCTCCCGGCCCCAGCACCCACCGGCCCACCCTTCAGCCAGGGCCTCTCTAGCCCGGTCCATCAGCACAGTCAGCTCGGGCTCTCGCAGCAGCACGAGGACAAGTACTAGCAGCAGTTCCTCCGAACAGAGGCTCCTAGGATCCTCCTTCTCCTCGGGGCCTCTGGCAGACAGGATCATCCGAGTGCAGCCCAAATCGGAGCTCAAGCCAGGTgagctgaagccactgagcaAGGAAGATGTAGGGCTGCACGCCTACAAGTGTGAGGACTGCGGCAAGTGCAAGTGCAAGGAGTGCACCTACCCGAGGCCTCTGCCGTCAGACTGGATCTGCGACAAGCAGTGCCTTTGCTCGGCCCAGAACGTGATCGACTACGGGACCTGCGTGTGCTGTGTGAAGGGTCTCTTCTATCACTGTTCCAACGACGACGAGGACAACTGTGCGGACAACCCGTGCTCTTGTAGCCAGTCTCACTGTTGTACACGTTGGTCAGCCATGGGCGTCATGTCCCTCTTTCTGCCTTGCTTATGGTGTTACCTGCCAGCCAAGGGTTGCCTTAAATTGTGCCAGGGGTGTTATGACCGGGTGAACAGGCCTGGGTGCCGTTGTAAAAATTCAAACACAGTTTGCTGCAAAGTTCCCACTGTCCCACCCAGGAACTTTGAAAAACCAACATAG